In one window of Halococcus salifodinae DSM 8989 DNA:
- a CDS encoding sodium:calcium antiporter, whose protein sequence is MSATQVALYAVIAVVATAGVWKGSSLLERASDRLSTYYGLPAVVQGAIVAAVGSSFPELSAAVLSTLLHGEFDLGVSAIVGSAVFNILVIPALSGYFSRGDLEADRTLVYKEAQFYMLAVAGLLITFALAVIYNPTTPGSLVGTVTRPLALAPLALYALYVFIQYQDVIEHESTEPTDGINVVREWAVLAVSLVVIVIAVEGLVRAAIGFGDLFDTPSFIWGLTVVAAGTSLPDAFVSVKAAKRGEGVTSLANVLGSNTFDLLVAVPAGVLVAGTAPIDFAATVPMMAFLTVATLVLFTVLRTDLTLTGREGGVLLGVYGVFVGWLVLETIGVLGFIPGV, encoded by the coding sequence ATGAGCGCGACTCAGGTCGCCCTGTACGCGGTGATCGCCGTCGTGGCTACCGCCGGCGTGTGGAAGGGGAGCAGCCTGCTGGAACGCGCCAGTGATCGACTGTCGACGTACTACGGCTTGCCGGCGGTCGTCCAGGGAGCCATCGTCGCGGCGGTCGGGTCGAGCTTTCCGGAGCTTTCGGCGGCCGTGCTCTCGACGCTGCTCCACGGTGAGTTCGATCTCGGCGTGAGCGCGATCGTCGGCTCCGCAGTGTTCAACATCCTCGTGATCCCGGCGCTCAGCGGCTACTTCAGCCGGGGCGATCTCGAAGCGGATCGCACGCTGGTGTACAAGGAGGCCCAGTTCTACATGCTCGCGGTCGCGGGGCTCCTCATCACGTTCGCGCTCGCGGTCATCTACAACCCGACCACGCCGGGCTCGCTCGTCGGCACCGTCACGCGGCCGCTCGCGCTCGCGCCGCTCGCCCTCTACGCGCTGTACGTGTTCATCCAGTACCAGGACGTCATCGAGCACGAATCGACCGAGCCAACCGACGGGATAAACGTCGTGCGGGAGTGGGCGGTGCTCGCGGTGAGTCTCGTCGTCATCGTGATCGCGGTCGAGGGGCTGGTCCGGGCGGCAATCGGGTTCGGTGACCTCTTCGATACCCCGAGTTTCATCTGGGGACTGACCGTCGTCGCGGCCGGAACCAGCCTGCCCGACGCGTTCGTGAGCGTCAAAGCAGCGAAGCGCGGCGAGGGTGTGACCAGCCTCGCGAACGTCCTCGGCAGCAACACGTTCGATCTCCTCGTCGCGGTGCCCGCGGGCGTGCTGGTCGCCGGCACCGCGCCGATCGACTTCGCCGCCACCGTCCCGATGATGGCGTTTCTCACCGTCGCGACGCTGGTGCTCTTTACCGTTCTCAGGACCGATCTGACGCTCACCGGACGGGAGGGCGGCGTCCTGTTGGGCGTCTACGGGGTGTTCGTCGGCTGGCTCGTTCTCGAAACCATCGGCGTGCTCGGATTTATCCCCGGCGTGTAG